A genome region from Solanum pennellii chromosome 12, SPENNV200 includes the following:
- the LOC107005718 gene encoding pirin-like protein At1g50590, with amino-acid sequence MPPRSIVKKFLARPQHEGFGAVVRRSIGRFELRYFDPFLVLDEFSVSAPAGFPDHPHRGFETVTYMLQGAVTHEDFEGHKGTIKAGDLQWMTAGRGIVHSEMPAAEGTQKGLQLWINLSSKHKMIQPRYQEIQSESIAEVTKDGIKVRIIAGESLGAKSAIYTRTPTMYLDFTLKQGSHLQQPIPKSYNAFVYVLEGEGIFGPHEESSSIGPHNLLLLSGSGDGLDAWNKSTKPLRFILVGGEPLGEPVAQLGPFVMNTQQEIDQTVEDFDNYTNGFEKAKHWRSQARIGLDY; translated from the exons atgcctCCGCGTTCTATCGTCAAGAAATTTCTTGCAAGGCCTCAACATGAAGGATTTGGTGCCGTTGTTAGACGAAGCATCGGAAG gtTTGAGTTGAGATATTTTGATCCTTTTCTTGTTTTGGATGAATTCTCAGTTTCTGCTCCTGCTGGTTTTCCTGATCATCCACATAGAG GCTTTGAAACGGTCACATACATGTTGcag GGAGCTGTGACACATGAAGATTTTGAAGGACACAAAGGTACAATTAAAGCTGGTGATTTACAATGGATGACTGCTGGAAGAGGAATTGTTCATTCTGAAATGCCTGCAGCTGAAGGAACTCAAAAGGGCTTACAATTGTGGATTAATCTCTCCTCCAAACATAAAAT GATACAACCGCGATACCAAGAGATACAAAGTGAAAGCATAGCAGAAGTCACAAAAGATGGGATCAAGGTGAGAATTATAGCAGGGGAATCACTAGGAGCAAAATCAGCTATATATACAAGAACACCAACAATGTATTTGGATTTCACTTTAAAGCAAGGATCACATCTTCAACAACCAATACCAAAATCATACAATGCATTTGTATATGTCTTAGAAGGTGAAGGTATTTTTGGGCCACATGAAGAATCATCATCAATAGGACCacataatttacttttattaaGTGGTTCTGGTGATGGACTCGATGCGTGGAACAAATCAACTAAACCATTAAGATTTATATTGGTTGGTGGTGAACCATTAGGTGAACCAGTAGCACAATTGGGGCCTTTTGTGATGAATACACAACAAGAGATTGATCAAACTGTTGAAGATTTTGATAATTACACTAATGGTTTTGAAAAAGCTAAGCATTGGAGGTCACAAGCTAGAATTGGACTTGATTATTAG
- the LOC107006696 gene encoding major pollen allergen Ole e 6-like: MEASKKLVAIFLVCIVMVSSSVHVSMAEGESNTEKFKKAFTAVAAEYTVCYNICQKLCSDAGFGYTHCEMKCDEDCTARLLKDRLQNMKN, translated from the exons atggaagcaTCAAAGAAGCTTGTTGCAATATTTCTCGTTTGCATCGTTATGGTTTCATCATCTGTACACGTCTCCATGGCTGAGGGAGAAAGTAACACAGAGAAATTTAAAAAAGCATTTACCGCTGTTGCAGCTGAATACACAGTTTGTTACAATATATGTCAAAAATTATGCTCCGATGCAGGATTTGGTTATACACATTGTGAGATGAAGTGCGATGAAGATTGCACAGCTAGACTGCTCAAAG ATAGACTCCAAAACATGAAGAATTAA